TCTTGAACAAAATGATGAGCAGTTAGTTAATTTTGGCCCGTGTGAAATTATCAGCTTTTTTAAAAGTACTAATAATGAAGAGTTCGATAATTTAATCGATCAGGCCGTTGATATTATTTGCTCCTCCGAACGTATTATATTTGTCGGCGCAGGGACATCAGGTGCATTAGCAAAATATGGGGCACGTTTCTTTTCTAACGTCGGGAAATTTAGCAATCATATTGATGACCCCTATTTCCCTGTCACTAATGATATGGCAAAAAACGCGCTGGCAATTGTACTTTCGGTATCCGGTGAAACCGAAGAGATTTTGCGTTTCGCCAGCCAGTTCAGCCTGCACAACTGCAAAGTGCTCTCCATCACCAGCCATGAAAACTCAGCTCTGGCGAAGCTTGCCGACTTTAACATCTCCTGGCATATTCCTCTGACGCGCGTTGCCGGGGTGTATGACATCACGACACAAATTCCTGTCATTTATATTTTAGAGACCATCGGCCGTAAATTGGCTAAGAAAATGGCATAAAAAAACAGCCTGTTTTTTACGTGTAACAAATCACATTAACCGTGATTTGTTATATCGTGACAATTAAATCTCATTTGTTAGACTCCCCATCAGAGCTTATTACCGCAACGCTATTGTGTGACTTACCGCACATTAATAATGGCGCTAACAGTGAGATTAAAAAATATGAAAAAACTGACCTTACCAAAAGACTTTTTATGGGGCGGCGCCGTTGCTGCGCACCAGGTTGAAGGCGGCTGGAACAAAGAAGGTAAAGGCCCAAGTATTTGTGATGTGCTCACCGGTGGTGCCCACGGTGTACCTCGCGAAATCACTCAGGAAGTCGTGCCTGGCAAATATTATCCTAACCACGAAGCCATCG
This genomic window from Buttiauxella gaviniae contains:
- a CDS encoding MurR/RpiR family transcriptional regulator, with protein sequence MFTHAAIANLNGLEMMVYNFVIKNRDKVMYMTIRELADAAGVSTTTVLRFCRKLNCEGYSEFRVRFKLYLEQNDEQLVNFGPCEIISFFKSTNNEEFDNLIDQAVDIICSSERIIFVGAGTSGALAKYGARFFSNVGKFSNHIDDPYFPVTNDMAKNALAIVLSVSGETEEILRFASQFSLHNCKVLSITSHENSALAKLADFNISWHIPLTRVAGVYDITTQIPVIYILETIGRKLAKKMA